The Leishmania braziliensis MHOM/BR/75/M2904 complete genome, chromosome 28 region CAACGGAGAGGGGCACGCTGAAACAGAATGCGCGTATGTgctgtgggggtgggggggttCATTGACTCTGGAAGCACTGGCATGCAACACTCGAGCGCATCCTATTCGGGGACGCCATGATGTACACTAAACGCCGCCGTCTctcgtcatcgtcgccacTTGTATGCAAAGAGGATGAAGGTGTCCTTCACCTCGGCCTCGATGCGCTTGTTTTTCATACCTAATGTCAACGCTTCGACAGCACGGagggggcacacacacagacagccAAGCGCCGACGTCCCAACAAAACAAAggcgagaaggagaaagacaAATTAAAGCGGCGGAGTGtgagaaggaggaagagaggagtgTGAGAGCGCGTCAGAAGTACACCGCCTCGAGGCTCACGGTGACGGAACGAACCAAACAAAAGACAAGCGAAGAGTGTGCGATAGACGAGAAAAATAGAGCAAAAGGAGAACGACACGCTCTTTCAAGCCACGCTGCGAGAAACCCGAAAGCAATCGCGCACAAAGtaaggagaagaagaaataTGAAGAACTGCCCTTTGAGAACTTAAAAGAGGCAGCAAAACTGTGCCTCtaaacgcacacgcacacacacacaccctcgcACACTCACACAACACCGCAGGGCGAGCACAGGCACGGACGGCAGCTGTCAGTGCACCCACCCCGGCAAGACAAAGGCCGTGCAACGCACCACGCATGCCAAGGCAGGGGGTGCACAGCCAGAGCAGAGGCCCTGAAACGCAGGAAATTGCAAAAGAAGCCCAAAGACAAACGGAACGgcgaaacgaaaaagaaaaggcgcaAAAGAGAAGTCCGCGACAACGTCACGCGCACCCGCGCACGGACACGCCTGTCAACGCCGCGGTCACGCTGCTTTGCCGGGGCGGTGGCGACCTCGCCTCACGGAGAATCTCTCGCAGTGCGCCCCTGTCGCAGCGCGAAGGCACCCACACAGGCAACAACGCCCTCAGGGACGCAGGAGTGGGAAGCGCATCGCGCAACGGGCAGCGGGGACGcatccaccgccgccacacgCGAAGGCCCGCCCCCACCACGCCGCTCGCTGGCGCGCCACCGCAAGAGAGCACAGCACAGGCACAAAGAGACACtaagagaagaaaacaggCGAGACGAAAGGGGGGGAAAATCTCCATTCAGGGCggatgaggggagggggcaatCGAGCCATGTGGGAAACAGCGCTGTCCGCCACCACGCGAGGGGCGTCGGGGCcccgcacgcacgtgcacacctCCACAGGCAGCCACAGGGCcgagcggcacacacacacagagggagagaaggcgccGAAGAGGtgcgccacccaccccacccacacggCACGAGAATCGGAGGACGGGCGGCAGaacgcacgtgcacgccCCAAAACAAACGCAGGAGAGGGCaaaagaggggggcaggGTCTCACGACCCAGCGCACAGAGATCGCAGCCCACGCGGCACACACCCCACGCGTTTTCCTATTTTGTTAATCCGCTAGGAACATCTTCGATGCGCCCACCTCACCCCGCcatcgcgcacacacgcagaaagaggaaaggggcacgcacacacgcgccgctgcacgtcTCTGCTATAGAGTCCGacagcccacacacacacagtcacacagccacacagccgcagccggGGCGGTCGTCCGCAGTGCAAGGCGCCGGGCACAGCGAACTCTGGGCCATGGGCGCAGGTGCGGCGGTAAGGGGAGCAGACATccaagagagaagcagcgcgcacaagcacacgcatatatacacacacaaacgcggGTCGCAGGCGATCGGCAGCACGCCACCTCTCACGAACGAACACAAAGCACGGTACAGCTCTTAAAGGAACACACTACTGGGGTAAAAGCACGGGTGAAGTGGGAAAGGCGAACgacaggcgcagcagcagcgggagtcggcggcacacacacacgcacacgcacgcgcacggcggcgaagagagggagagaaacggGAGATAGCACGGCACGTCGCCTCCGACGCCccgcctgcagcgcgccaccgcacccaccgcagcacacagGGGGGAGCCCTGCAGTGCTAAGCAGGGAAGCAGTCGGCGCatgcccacgcacacacacacgcacatcccCCGCAAAGAGCGCcaggcgagggagagaggaggcggaagcgagcagacgaagaggagggagacgcAGCAACCGCACGCGAGGCGAGAGCGTCGTGCAGTGCGCGCCAACACAGCCGCTGCAACTCCccgagggggagaggggaagcagCAGGAGTCGGATACGcactggcacacacacacacacacacagaagaagAATCAACGCGCGCATAGGAAGGGACATGGGgtagcagtagcagcagccgcgcaggagtcgaagcagcacacacacacgcacaccaacgCCGACTCACGCGGCTCTGCCACCGCAAGGCACCCACTGTCCCCTCCTCAACTCATGGGAGTacaggtacacacacacacacacacgcacacacacagaagcacAGGTACACTCGctcgaaagagaaggaaaacaaaTCAGTGCCGCAGTCCACCGTTGTCGTCGCGGGGACAGTGCGGGGTAAGGGTGGAAGTGAGAGTGGCGGACACAgtggggaaagaaaagcacacACTCGCAACTGGTATGGAAACAAGGCAAAGGACAGTAAAGGCAAGAGAGACCACACGTTACTAGGTAGCATGCGCACgtacagcagcaggaagACGAGGGGGTGCAGGGCTACTTATTGCGTTCgcaagcagcgcgcaccTCTCCGCCGGGGGGAGaacgtggggagggggtgtaCGGCGCGGATGATGCCCCCAGAGCAACACGCTATGACAAGTCAGCacagaggggagaaaagCACCTCAGTCGGTAGAAAGCGAAGCAAAGAGGGCACTGGGTGAGTcacggggaggggagagagaaaagcgagaaGACCACAAAGAGGGCCTCCGGCCCCCGTCACGGAGCGGCGTACGGCAGGTGAGTATGGGAGCACGGGTGTGTACTATGCCGATGCAAAGGAAGAGGGTCGAGGTGTGGAGGGCGCGTGAGGGcgcgaagaaaaaaggagaaccAAAAGGGAAGGAAATCACTAAACAGTGccgaggggaggaggggggagggcaatAGACAGAGAAGGAAGATTAAAACAATTCTGTTATAGCACTTATGTGCTGCATCGCGTGCTTGCGACAGGGTGGGAAAGAGGGCGAGATGGAATGCCTGCAGCTGGGGATGAgacgtcacacacacacacacggtcGGCCCGCCCGCCTCCTACAGCAGCACACAAGCACGACCCACGGCAGCATCCACCACCCAGCCAATATActtgcgcaggcgcagcaggagcggtCCCACACCTACAGCCACTTCCCGATGAGCGCCATCACACCCGCGCCGATCCACAGCCCGGCGTACATGCCGATCCGCTTCGCCACGCTGTTCCTGCTCTTTGGGCCGCAATGCACGCGAAGGTCGGCTGGGAAGTCCACGAACAGCAGGTTGAAGGCAATGTAAAGCATGATCCCGCCGCAAATCGCGTCCAGGATGGCGCTCACAAGTGCGTAGGTTGTCCCCGACAGTGCGTCGCGCGACGTGACCACAGCGCCGGTGCCGGCAGCAATCCCGATCGGGGCCGAGAGCGAGAAGACTAGCATCAGCACAATTTCCAGTGATATCTTGAACGAGGCGTCTGCAAGACGCGCGCCCATCGCAAGGCCCTCGAACAGCTGGTGAAACACAAGCGCAATAATCAGCGCGCGCAGGTCCGCCCCGTCACATCGCATACGTCGTTNNNNNNNNNNNNNNNNNNNNNNNNNNNNNNNNNNNNNNNNNNNNNNNNNNNNNNNNNNNNNNNNNNNNNNNNNNNNNNNNNNNNNNNNNNNNNNNNNNNNTGACTGTCGATGATGAGATCGCAGCAATGTGCAGTCCCAGCATGTAGTCGCCTTCCACAGAGTTGCAGCCATGGCTGTGGCCGTGCTCACCGCTGTGGTTGTGGCCGTGcgagcctgcgccgccatccGGGTCGGCTAAAGCCGCCGCGCCGGAAGCAACGACCGGCTGCCATTCGAGGGGCTCgcccgcctccgccgcaaaGGCAGCGCGCACGAGATCGCGGTATAGCTGGCGGTACATCGTTAGGGTCGGTCGCGTCATCCCTGCTCGGGTCGTCGCTGTTACGAGACTGCGGGGACGCGGCGCGGGCGTGGGCGCgaagggtgggagggggttAAACGATACACACAGTTCAtctcgctcgcaagcacgtgcgcacggtcgttcatcgccttctccaggtctgcgagcgccctctcgttgcgccgcgggtcctgtgccaggccgcgccactcgtcctccagcgcaacgaactccgcgtcctcgtccagcgggacgtgggacagcggcacgccctccggcttcgggtccagcaccttgccgcggtccgcccacttcgtctcgctcgcaagcacgtgcgcacggtcgttcatcgccttctccaggtctgcgagcgccctctcgttgcgccgcgggtcctgcgccaggccgcgccactcgtcctccagcgcaacgaactccgcgtcctcgtccagcgggacgtgggacagcggcacgccctccggcttcgggtccagcaccttgccgcggtccgcccacttcgtctcgctcgcaagcacgtgcgcacggtcgttcatcgccttctccaggtctgcgagcgccctctcgttgcgccgcgggtcctgtgccaggccgcgccactcgtcATCAAGAGAAAAGCCCACCCCCAACCACACGGCACGAGAATCGGAGGACGGGCGGCAGaacgcacgtgcacgccCCAAAACAAACGCAGGAGAGGGCaaaagaggggggcaggGTCTCACGACCCAGCGCACAGAGATCGCAGCCCACGCGGCACACACCCCACGCGTTTTCCTATTTTGTTAATCCGCTAGGAACATCTTCGATGCGCCCACCTCACCCCGCcatcgcgcacacacgcagaaagaggaaaggggcacgcacacacgcgccgctgcacgtcTCTGCTATAGAGTCCGacagcccacacacacacagtcacacagccacacagccgcagccggGGCGGTCGTCCGCAGTGCAAGGCGCCGGGCACAGCGAACTCTGGGCCATGGGCGCAGGTGCGGCGGTAAGGGGAGCAGACATccaagagagaagcagcgcgcacaagcacacgcatatatacacacacaaacgcggGTCGCAGGCGATCGGCAGCACGCCACCTCTCACGAACGAACACAAAGCACGGTACAGCTCTTAAAGGAACACACTACTGGGGTAAAAGCACGGGTGAAGTGGGAAAGGCGAACgacaggcgcagcagcagcgggagtcggcggcacacacacacgcacacgcacgcgcacggcggcgaagagagggagagaaacggGAGATAGCACGGCACGTCGCCTCCGACGCCccgcctgcagcgcgccaccgcacccaccgcagcacacagGGGGGAGCCCTGCAGTGCTAAGCAGGGAAGCAGTCGGCGCatgcccacgcacacacacacgcacatcccCCGCAAAGAGCGCcaggcgagggagagaggaggcggaagcgagcagacgaagaggagggagacgcAGCAACCGCACGCGAGGCGAGAGCGTCGTGCAGTGCGCGCCAACACAGCCGCTGCAACTCCccgagggggagaggggaagcagCAGGAGTCGGATACGcactggcacacacacacacacacagaagaagAATCAACGCGCGCATAGGAAGGGACATGGGgtagcagtagcagcagccgcgcaggAGTcaaagcagcacacacacacgcacaccaacgCCGACTCACGCGGCTCTGCCACCGCAAGGCACCCACTGTCCCCTCCTCAACTCATGGGAGTacaggtacacacacacacacacacgcacacacacagaagcacAGGTACACTCGctcgaaagagaaggaaaacaaaTCAGTGCCGCAGTCCACCGTTGTCGTCGCGGGGACAGTGCGGGGTAAGGGTGGAAGTGAGAGTGGCGGACACAgtggggaaagaaaagcacacACTCGCAACTGGTATGGAAACAAGGCAAAGGACAGTAAAGGCAAGAGAGACCACACGTTACTAGGTAGCATGCGCACgtacagcagcaggaagACGAGGGGGTGCAGGGCTACTTATTGCGTTCgcaagcagcgcgcaccTCTCCGCCGGGGGGAGaacgtggggagggggtgtaCGGCGCGGATGATGCCCCCAGAGCAACACGCTATGACAAGtcagcacagagagaggggagaaaagcACCTCAGTCGGTAGAAAGCGAAGCAAAGAGGGCACTGGGTGAGTcacggggaggggagagagaaaagcgagaaGACCACAAAGAGGGCCTCCGGCCCCCGTCACGGAGCGGCGTACGGCAGGTGAGTATGGGAGCACGGGTGTGTACTATGCCGATGCAAAGGAAGAGGGTCGAGGTGTGGAGGGCGCGTGAGGGcgcgaagaaaaaaggagaaccAAAAGGGAAGGAAATCACTAAACAGTGccgaggggaggaggggggagggcaatAGACAGAGAAGGAAGATTAAAACAATTCTGTTATAGCACTTATGTGCTGCATCGCGTGCTTGCGACAGGGTGGGAAAGAGGGCGAGATGGAATGCCTGCAGCTGGGGATGAgacgtcacacacacacacacacacggtcGGCCCGCCCGCCTCCTACAGCAGCACACAAGCACGACCCACGGCAGCATCCACCACCCAGCCAATATActtgcgcaggcgcagcaggagcggtCCCACACCTACAGCCACTTCCCGATGAGCGCCATCACACCCGCGCCGATCCACAGCCCGGCGTACATGCCGATCCGCTTCGCCACGCTGTTCCTGCTCTTTGGGCCGCAATGCACGCGAAGGTCGGCTGGGAAGTCCACGAACAGCAGGTTGAAGGCAATGTAAAGCATGATCCCGCCGCAAATCGCGTCCAGGATGGCGCTCACAAGTGCGTAGGTTGTCCCCGACAGTGCGTCGCGCGACGTGACCACAGCGCCGGTGCCGGCAGCAATCCCGATCGGGGCCGAGAGCGAGAAGACTAGCATCAGCACAATTTCCAGTGATATCTTGAACGAGGCGTCTGCAAGACGCGCGCCCATCGCAAGGCCCTCGAACAGCTGGTGAAACACAAGCGCAATAATCAGCGCGCGCAGGTCCGCCCCGTTCGACACGGCAAGCGCGAGCCCCACAAACACGCTGTGCAGCGTCACACCGAACTCCATGCACACCGCCGCAAcagcgcgctgcgccaccggcaAGTCCTccggcaccgccacgccATGCTGGTGCCCTACACACTTTGCGCCGTCGGATTGATCCACAGAGTCACCGCTCTTTCCGCCCGCCATACCACCGCCCGCGTCCTTGAACACGCATTCGGTCTGCATCGGCACCGGCTCGCCATCGCGCATCGCAGGGCACTCCGCGCACAACGAGTCCCGGCACGGATCCGAGCTCGACGACTCGCCACCAGCGCGCGCGGTCCACCGCTCCGCAATCCACACGATCGTCCCGTCAATCGCGTGCATCACGATAGCGGCAATCATCGCGAACAGGAACGCCCAGCCCTCGTACAGCTTGCTGAAGCTCGCAGGGATGCAGTCCAACGCGAGCACAGTAGCAGCGTGGTTGATCATGTGGATCATCGCAACAGCCAGCACCACGCCCGTAGCAGCGGCCTTGCCCACAGCATACACGTACgcgtgcagccgcagtgcaggcACGCGCTTCCCCACAATCGGGATCAGCGTGCCCACAGCCGACGCAGCGAGGATGATGAAGATCGCAGCAATGTGCAGTCCCAGCATGTAGTCGCCTTCCACAGAGTTGCAGCCATGGCTGTGGCCGTGCTCACCGCTGTGGTTGTGGCCGTGcgagcctgcgccgccatccGGGTCGGCTAAAGCCGCCGCGCCGGAAGCAACGACCGGCTGCCATTCGAGGGGCTCgcccgcctccgccgcaaaGGCAGCGCGCACGAGATCGCGGTATAGCTGGCGGTACATCGTTAGGGTCGGTCGCGTCATCCCTGCTCGGGTCGTCGCTGTTACGAGACTGCGGGGACGCGGCGCGGGCGTGGGCGCgagagggtgggagggggttAGAGGAAGAAGACGGGTCGGGTGGTTGGCGAGGGCTGGGGGCGTCGCGCAGTCACTGTACGTTAGAGGAAAACAACAGAAcgcgaagagaaagaagagcgTTACTtagcgaaagagagagcgcgcgcgtctTAATACTGCGGGCGTGGCGCAGAGTGTGAGGGGGGCGTGCGTCGTCCgcacgaggggggaggagggaggcagtagagaggaagtggaggaagaggagaccaGTTCTCCCGTCGTACTCAGGTGGAAGCATGGGATCAGGGTTCACTTAACTAGTGTGAACATCCATATATGGTGCTGTGCTCGGTGTAATCGTCATGCTGGTTTGTTTACTGGTGTGGAGGATGCCGGCCGAGGGTGGGGGTAGTGAAAGAAGGGGCACAGAAAGGTGAAGTGCTTAAACAGCGAGGCCGACAAGGTAAAACAGAGGAAAAGACAACCCAGCGTGTAGCCCTATTTTGTTCGTTGGCTTGCGTTGCCTCCAACGTGTGATTTCAGCTCCGAACAAGCCAGACAGGGCGTACGCACGGAGCCACAGctcacctctccctcgtgCACTGGGGCGATATCCTCGTCGTCTAGGACGAACCGCCGACCATCGAACCGGGTCATGCGTCTTGCAGGGCGTCCAtgtccctcctcgtcctccttcaCGTACGAGCTGCACAATCGCCGCCAGATGGACCTGGGTGGACTGCATGCCTCGATCCAAAGCGGGACGCGTCCAGACTCCCGCTCGAGGATAGAGGCTGTGGCGTCGGTCGTGTGGATAGCAGGTGGTGGTTTAGGTCCATGCCGGATGAACTCAGGGAGGAAGTaggccagctgcaggtcaGGGCCCTCTGAGGCCCGGTGCCCTGCCTGTGTGCTGTGCTTCTCGCGGAGGCCGCTTCAAGCCGCGGCATTCCATAGCATGGCGTGGGGACTCTCCACATGGCAGTCTGGAGGGTCCGATGGTATGATTCGGGGTGCTCTCGCCATGCTTCTCACACCTGTGCCCCGTCAGCCCGCCCGGCCAGATGTGGGAGGTGCCGCGCATTTCGCGCTCCTGCACTGTGGGGCTGGCCAGCATGGATTTCTCCACGCCCGTTTCCTCGATCACTCGTGCCCTTCTGGCCTCCGCATGCCTCGTTGGGATGTCATACACCGTGCCAGCGGTGCTTGACGGCGCGTGCGTACAGTGCGCGCACCATTGGATCGCGGGACCAGTTTCAGGACAACGCTGTTGTCGGAGGGCTCGCTGTCCGCATCTGCCATTTACGCCCATGTcgtggggtgtgtgtgtgtccgggTGGGTTGCCCGCATGTGCCGCGACAGGGAGATCGTTGCCATGAGCCTGTAGCGGCAGGGACATTCCGCCCGCTCCTGAATCTGCACGCCTTTGACGGGTGTGGCTGTGTCAAGCGGAGGGAGCCCACGGACAAACATGTGCCCGCGCACAAAGAACCCACAGCCCGTCGCTctgaagggaggggggacagTAGGTGGATACGCGTGTATGCTGAATCGGCGGCACGACCTCTCGGGGACTGACACAAATGTGATCATGACCACAGACCTCTCCGGCACAGCACCAGGGCAGACTTGCCCGCCGACATCCAGAGGGGTTACTACGCTCTTATACCATGGTGAGGCAGTCGACATCATCAGGGCCGGTGTTAGGGAAGAAAATAAAATTAAGATGCGTAAGGCGTCAGTCACGTCTGTGGCGTGTGAGACAGCGGAAGCGGgggcgacagcagctgcggtgaCGACGGGGGAAGGTATGGCGGCGCAACCAAAGGAGAACTCCACGAAAAGAACGCAAGGACACtaagagaggaagggggtcGACAAAcgacgaagagagcgaagacacacacacacacacacacatgcgcagcaGAGAACTTCCTCTGCGGTTCGTCGCCAGCAAAGTGTCAGTGAAAAGACCAATCACTCCCACCTCTTCGTTTCCTTTTCATCCCTTCGCTACTCCATCGTGGCAAGCGCACCTGGCGTCTTATACATCAAGAACTTGTACAAGATCGGCGAAACACCAGCCAACAAGAGCATCAGCGTAATGATCACGATGCAGAAGAAGGGTGTCGTCGTCTCTGCGTCAGTGAAGGGTACTCGTACGTTCATGGCGAACAAATTTGGTATGATGGTGACCGGCATCACTATGACAGTAATTTGAGTCTGCACGTGGTTCAGGTAGTCCATAAAGTGGCAGTGCGACAAGAGGCGTGCTGACACACCGCTGATGAGGGTCATGCTCGCTCTGTTGACGATGTCGCGACTCTTGCGGAGTTTGAGGATCGTGCTGCGAATGGATGAGAGCAAGCGTTGGTAGCGCTCCACTGCCGGCGTGGATCTCGAAAGCGGTGTCCGGCGCATTgccggcaacagcagctccTTCAACACCCGCTCCTTCTGCAAAGCGTCGATGTGAAAGAGAGCGatgaggtggcgcaggctctTGATGCGCACCAGCATGTCATCCTGGTCAACACGCGAAGGCAGAATTTGAAGCACAAGCTCATCGAGTTGATCCGCTTCAATGAGCAGCACACGGACAGATTTCTGGAGGTAGGCGATAATGGCGGACACGAGCGAGCTGCATACGACGGAAATGGCTGTGGTTACACGGTAGTTCGGCGATGTCGGGTCGCTAGGGGAGCCGAAGGGGGCCATGGCCTGCTGGGTCTCTCTCATCTGCCGTGCCGAtaacggcggtggcgcagcacctacagcagcaacggcggggTATGTGAGCGGTGCTCGTTCTACCCCTCGACCAGCGGCTGAGCCACGAGGCGCGTCAGGTGTGGCTCCGTTGACCTGATCCTTGAATAAGCTGCCCGCATCGTCGAGAGGAAGGCTTGTGTCGCACTGGCGCTCCCACTCGACGGAAGGGGTGTCGCCTGTTTCGGTTTTGCGTGACTCAGCCCCCTTGAGGCCACCGACAGTTGACAGATGCGACGCTGCCGAGTGAAGTCCCCACACGCCAGTTCCACCGGTGCCTCTTGTAGATTCGCTGACCCATGCGTGGTTGGCCACGATGAGCTCCAcgtctccttctccgccaaAGTGGCTCGCACTGAAGGTGAAGAGCGCCGACTCAAAGGCCAATGCCACCACTGGTGTGCACGGCAGCTGGGCGCCACGTCGGTTCATCCCATCATGCTGGATGGCGCCGCATCTCGTACTCTCCATCCTCTGCAGCCCCACTGCCTGCAGACACAGCACGGCGTAGCCGTGTGCGGGGAAGTACTCGAAGAAGTTGTCACGCACCGCTGTGTAGCGTCTGGCACGGCCGTCCTTTTCACGCCCTCCGTCCGAAGAAGACTCTGtatcctcctcgtcgctgctcgACTCGCTGTTCCCAAGCTCCATGAGCCCCTCAGCATCCTCATCGGTGCAGAGCACTGAGATGATGCGGCGTCGTGTGAGCACATGCACGGGCAGGCTCTCCAGAACCTCCGCCAACTCTTCCTCTGTGGCAGCCTTAATGCTGACCCACGCCGGGCAAGCGTCGCTGTTGGGAGTAGAGGTAGGAGACAGCCGGATCGCTGGAAAGGCGAATGGCCCGTGTGTCTTGTCAGCGGTGGGCTCAGAGGGAACCGTGGGTGAAGCATTCGTAGTTGCTGGCGTGCGCGCAGGGGGTCGCAATGGGAGCTTTGCAAAATGATCGCCGCCACCCGTTGGCGAGGGTGGCAAGGCAAAGTACTGATCCTGTTCACACACCATCTGCTTCAGCGTCGCGACGTTCGGTACAAGGCGCCAGGCCGCGTCAGTCACGCCTTCAACGAGGTACCGCACGCGGATGCGGATGCCATCAGTATTCTTGccagcactgccgcccccCACAGCCGACATCGTGGTAGTGGCGGTCGAATCGCCACCGCGGAGTAGCGGAGAGGACTGGCTTTTCATCGTTGCGGAGTTCCTCTGCGTCATTTCAACCTCTGACACGGAGGTGCCGCCGTTGCGTTGGTGCGAAGCAGACATGACAgagatgtgcgtgtgtgctggcgTGAGAGGTATCCAGTTTATCGTAGTGCTTATGCACTTTTCAAACACACAGCAAAGCTGCTTAAGAGGGTCTACTCAATCGATGTGTGGTGACAAGCAGAGCACTTGCACAGTGCGTGCGTCGCCTCTACGGCAGGAACACTGAacaaaaataaaaaaagagggagtggggaaACGCACACTTTCACTCtcaggaaaagaggaggaaaacgGGTGAGGGGCCACTgttgaaaaaaaaaaacaaagagacTTGCAACGTGGTGAggagcgtgtgtgggggcGCGCGCCTTACAAACTTGTTCCTTCTGTCTACCTCAGGTCCTTTAGAGCGGTGAAGACGCTACGTGTATACGCAGGTACACATGTGCGTCTCTGCCTCTACCCGGTGGCTGAGTACTATTCAACCGACAGAGAAAACTAGCCTCAGCAACTGAGCCAAGGTAGACCGCCTCTTGTGAAAAAGACAGAttgaagagaagagcgactaggggggggggcgcttGACACGGCACCGCGCTCACGTGACCGCAGGGAAAAGGAAATTCAGACAGGCAGAAAACGATGAATAAAAGAGCCACCgacctcgcctctctcctttttttttttactctGAGTGCAGCCGTGTTAGTGCAACCGAGAAAACGTAGCGGCGAAgtggggaagaggcggcggaAAGTGAGGGTGGGGGGTGAGCGACGAGTGAGCAACAAATCACTCGCGGGGCGGCGTGGAAGATGTATCGCTCTGTGTGAACTTacagcgcagcgcagcgatgTTAATGGCTAGGAGAGTGGCGCCGAGGTTAGTtttcgttgtgtgtgtgtgggtgtttgggggggggggggggggggaaaaaagggTATATGAAGGGGGGATTTTTTTGGTGGGAGGGGATGGGCCCCTAACGATTCGCCGAACCCTGTAAAGGTGGAGTTCGATGGCTTTGCCACGGTACACCGTCCTCTGGGGCGTCTTCCTTTCGCCTCCCTTCCTCGCACTGCCCTTTAACTTATTCGGCTTTCTTGCGCCCCccggggaagaggggagaggtgaaACGGGACAgggcccccccccgccaAGAAAAATTGAGGAAAttggggggggagggcaggggtggaaaaaaaaaaaaagagggggggaaaaGAAATGGCCTACCCCCCTTGGGTAAAGGGGNNNNNNNNNNNNNNNNNNNNNNNNNNNNNNNNNNNNNNNNNNNNNNNNNNNNNNNNNNNNNNNNNNNNNNNNNNNNNNNNN contains the following coding sequences:
- a CDS encoding calpain-like cysteine peptidase, which produces MNDRAHVLASETKWADRGKVLDPKPEGVPLSHVPLDEDAEFVALEDEWRGLAQDPRRNERALADLEKAMNDRAHVLASETKWADRGKVLDPKPEGVPLSHVPLDEDAEFVALEDEWRGLAQDPRRNERALADLEKAMNDRAHVLASEMNCVYRLTPSHPSRPRPRRVPAVS
- a CDS encoding putative zinc transporter; the protein is MLGLHIAAIFIILAASAVGTLIPIVGKRVPALRLHAYVYAVGKAAATGVVLAVAMIHMINHAATVLALDCIPASFSKLYEGWAFLFAMIAAIVMHAIDGTIVWIAERWTARAGGESSSSDPCRDSLCAECPAMRDGEPVPMQTECVFKDAGGGMAGGKSGDSVDQSDGAKCVGHQHGVAVPEDLPVAQRAVAAVCMEFGVTLHSVFVGLALAVSNGADLRALIIALVFHQLFEGLAMGARLADASFKISLEIVLMLVFSLSAPIGIAAGTGAVVTSRDALSGTTYALVSAILDAICGGIMLYIAFNLLFVDFPADLRVHCGPKSRNSVAKRIGMYAGLWIGAGVMALIGKWL